In the Bradyrhizobium guangzhouense genome, one interval contains:
- the dhaM gene encoding dihydroxyacetone kinase phosphoryl donor subunit DhaM, whose translation MSNVGIVIVSHSPKIAEGAADMVRQMVGDAVPLAWTGGDVDGGLGTNVAGILEAIETAWSPAGVAILVDLGGAETNSEMAVEMLSEDRRARVLVCNAPVVEGAVIAATESSGGSSLAAVKRSAEEFYA comes from the coding sequence ATGAGCAATGTCGGAATTGTCATCGTATCGCATTCGCCGAAGATCGCGGAAGGCGCGGCTGATATGGTGCGCCAGATGGTCGGTGACGCAGTGCCGCTGGCCTGGACCGGTGGCGATGTCGATGGCGGGTTAGGTACGAACGTTGCCGGAATCCTCGAGGCGATCGAGACCGCCTGGTCGCCGGCAGGTGTTGCGATCCTCGTCGATCTCGGCGGTGCCGAGACCAATTCGGAGATGGCGGTGGAGATGCTCTCCGAAGATCGTCGTGCGCGCGTGCTGGTCTGCAATGCCCCGGTGGTCGAGGGGGCGGTGATCGCCGCGACCGAATCTTCGGGCGGCTCATCGCTTGCCGCCGTCAAGCGCAGCGCGGAGGAATTCTATGCATGA
- the dhaL gene encoding dihydroxyacetone kinase subunit DhaL: MSLDRVARERLVRALAAAVIEHADELTSLDQAIGDGDHGLNMKRGFEAVLAALPDLADKSLPDMLKAIGMTLVMKVGGASGPLVGTFFMELGKALPEQPSRPDLVAATDKAIEAVKARGRSEAGQKTLLDVLVPVHVVLAGGGDARAIAAEAAQAADRTTPMLAIRGRASFLGERSIGHMDPGSRSASLLIGAAVEILEFEVNP, encoded by the coding sequence ATGAGCCTTGATCGGGTAGCCAGGGAAAGATTGGTGCGAGCGCTGGCAGCGGCGGTGATCGAGCATGCGGACGAGTTGACGAGCCTCGACCAGGCGATCGGCGACGGAGATCATGGGCTGAACATGAAGCGCGGTTTCGAGGCGGTGCTCGCGGCACTGCCTGATCTTGCCGACAAATCGCTCCCGGACATGCTGAAGGCGATTGGAATGACGTTGGTGATGAAGGTCGGCGGTGCGTCGGGGCCGCTGGTCGGAACTTTCTTCATGGAATTAGGTAAGGCCCTCCCGGAACAGCCGAGCCGGCCTGATTTGGTCGCCGCGACGGACAAGGCGATCGAGGCAGTCAAGGCGCGCGGCCGTTCGGAGGCGGGACAGAAGACGCTGCTGGATGTCCTGGTGCCGGTTCACGTCGTCCTGGCGGGCGGCGGCGACGCCAGGGCCATTGCGGCCGAGGCTGCGCAAGCGGCCGATCGCACCACGCCCATGCTGGCGATTCGCGGCCGCGCATCTTTCCTTGGTGAACGCTCCATCGGTCATATGGACCCGGGCTCGCGCTCGGCATCCCTCCTGATCGGCGCAGCAGTCGAGATACTGGAATTCGAGGTCAATCCATGA
- a CDS encoding ABC transporter ATP-binding protein: MAEVEIVSVSKAFGRTQALSDLSLTIGDGEFVALLGPTGAGKTTALRLIAGLEQPDSGSIRIDGRDVTGAAPADRDVAFVFQQYSLYPHLTVFENMAFALRAPTRRVPEADIRTKVQEVARLLHIETKLDNKATQLSGGQMQRVAIGRALVRSPSIYLMDEPLSSLDAKLRGELRLELKRIQVDLGATILYVTHDQTEAMTMASRIGVIEGGRLLQIGSPREIYENPINAHVAARLGQPTINLLPAALFGSAPAGVETVGARTEHLTIARGGGDVSATVKRVEHLGDQSHLHLDVAGRPVVTLADPEAGFGAGDVVSLRLNKPLFFDANGWRVAA, encoded by the coding sequence ATGGCTGAGGTCGAGATCGTCTCCGTCTCCAAGGCCTTCGGCAGGACGCAAGCGCTGAGCGACCTGTCGCTGACGATAGGCGACGGCGAATTCGTCGCATTGCTCGGCCCGACCGGTGCCGGCAAGACCACCGCGCTGCGCTTGATTGCGGGACTGGAGCAACCGGATAGCGGCTCGATCCGCATCGACGGGCGTGACGTCACCGGTGCGGCGCCTGCGGATCGCGACGTTGCCTTCGTCTTCCAGCAATATTCGCTGTATCCGCACCTCACCGTGTTCGAGAACATGGCCTTCGCGCTGCGAGCGCCGACCCGCCGCGTTCCCGAAGCCGACATCCGCACCAAGGTGCAGGAGGTCGCCCGTCTCCTTCACATCGAAACCAAGCTGGACAACAAGGCGACGCAGCTTTCGGGCGGGCAGATGCAGCGCGTTGCGATCGGCCGCGCACTGGTTCGTTCGCCCTCGATCTATCTGATGGACGAGCCGCTCTCCTCGCTCGACGCCAAGCTGCGCGGCGAGCTTCGCCTGGAGCTGAAGCGGATCCAGGTCGATCTCGGCGCCACGATCCTCTATGTCACCCACGACCAGACCGAGGCGATGACCATGGCCTCGCGCATCGGCGTGATCGAGGGCGGGCGGTTGTTGCAGATCGGCTCGCCGCGCGAGATCTACGAGAACCCGATCAACGCGCACGTCGCAGCAAGGTTGGGGCAGCCGACGATCAATCTGCTGCCGGCGGCCCTGTTCGGCAGCGCGCCTGCCGGTGTCGAGACGGTCGGTGCGCGGACCGAGCACCTGACGATCGCACGTGGCGGCGGCGATGTCTCGGCAACGGTCAAGCGTGTCGAGCATCTCGGCGACCAGAGCCATCTCCATCTCGATGTTGCCGGCCGACCGGTTGTGACGTTGGCGGATCCCGAGGCGGGCTTCGGCGCCGGAGATGTCGTGTCGCTTCGTCTCAACAAACCGCTGTTTTTCGATGCGAATGGCTGGAGGGTGGCGGCATGA
- a CDS encoding ABC transporter ATP-binding protein — translation MAQIKVEALDKSFGSFHAVKSASFTVEDGQFLCLLGPSGCGKTTTLRMIAGLELPTAGTIRLDGEDVTMNRASARDIAFVFQLFALYPHMNVRHNIGFPLKCEGIGAAERDRRVVEAARILRISHLLDRSVSGLAGGDRQRVALGRAIVRKPKCFLMDEPLGALDTEMREAMIHELRALHDRLGATTVYVTHDQLEAMAMADRIAVMNNGVVEQVASPRDIYDRPASLFVADFIGSPPMNFLPFRGGLQTGAEAIRLGERDVAIPTAREAMAESELVLGVRPEHVRFTDRGMVRGEVYGTEYLGTTQIVTVTTSYGALKARSPSSRSFRTGETVGLDFRPDTLSIFDQASGRAIRTALHEGAAHG, via the coding sequence ATGGCACAAATCAAGGTCGAGGCGCTCGACAAATCGTTCGGTTCGTTTCATGCGGTCAAGTCCGCCAGCTTCACGGTGGAGGATGGTCAGTTCCTTTGCCTGCTCGGACCTTCCGGCTGCGGCAAGACCACGACACTCCGCATGATCGCCGGCCTGGAGCTGCCGACGGCAGGCACCATCAGGCTCGACGGCGAGGATGTGACGATGAACCGCGCCTCGGCGCGCGACATCGCCTTCGTGTTCCAGCTGTTCGCGCTCTATCCGCACATGAATGTCCGGCACAACATCGGCTTTCCCCTGAAATGCGAGGGCATCGGCGCGGCCGAGCGTGACCGTCGCGTCGTCGAGGCCGCGCGCATCCTGCGGATCTCCCATCTCCTCGACCGTTCGGTCTCCGGCCTTGCCGGCGGCGACCGGCAGCGCGTCGCGCTGGGGCGGGCGATCGTACGCAAGCCGAAATGTTTTCTGATGGACGAGCCGCTCGGCGCGCTCGATACCGAGATGCGCGAGGCCATGATTCATGAATTGCGCGCCCTGCATGACCGGCTGGGCGCGACGACCGTCTATGTCACCCACGACCAGCTGGAGGCCATGGCGATGGCCGACAGGATCGCGGTGATGAACAATGGCGTGGTCGAACAGGTCGCAAGCCCGCGCGACATCTATGACCGGCCGGCGTCGCTGTTCGTCGCCGACTTCATCGGGTCACCGCCCATGAACTTCCTGCCGTTCCGTGGCGGCTTGCAGACCGGCGCAGAAGCGATCCGGCTTGGCGAACGGGACGTTGCCATTCCGACTGCGCGCGAAGCGATGGCGGAGAGCGAGCTCGTGCTCGGGGTGCGGCCCGAGCACGTGCGGTTCACGGATCGCGGCATGGTGCGCGGCGAGGTCTATGGCACCGAATATCTGGGCACGACGCAGATCGTGACGGTGACGACGAGCTATGGTGCGCTCAAGGCTCGTTCACCCAGCAGCAGATCGTTTCGAACGGGCGAGACCGTCGGCCTCGACTTCCGGCCCGACACGCTGTCGATCTTCGACCAGGCGTCGGGCCGGGCCATTCGCACCGCGTTGCACGAGGGAGCTGCGCATGGCTGA
- a CDS encoding carbohydrate ABC transporter permease: MTSATTAHSVVEPSATTRRFAGSLVVLYAIITMIPLVWIMLTAFKSPDDAISYPPKVLFKPSLEGFCNLFTTRSRQTPEFIRSLGPPQGMCDSIARDRNMVVAGPSNYVPRFVNSLIIAFGSTVLAVALGTLSAYGFSRFRVPLKDDLLFFILSTRMMPPIAVAIPIYLMYRTIGLSDTRLGMILLYTSVNVSLAVWLLKGFIDEIPREYEEAAMIDGYTRFQAFVKVVLPQATTGIAATAIFCLIFAWNEYAFAVLLTSGNAQTAPPFIPIIIGEGGQDWPAVAAGTTLFLVPIVVFTVLLRKHLLRGITFGAVRK, translated from the coding sequence ATGACCTCAGCCACCACAGCCCATTCGGTCGTCGAGCCCTCGGCCACGACGCGGCGTTTTGCCGGCTCGCTGGTCGTGCTCTACGCCATCATCACCATGATCCCGCTGGTCTGGATCATGCTCACCGCGTTCAAGTCGCCTGACGATGCGATCTCCTATCCGCCCAAGGTGCTGTTCAAGCCGTCGCTCGAAGGCTTCTGCAACCTGTTCACGACACGCTCGCGCCAGACGCCCGAATTCATCCGCTCGCTGGGGCCGCCACAAGGGATGTGCGACAGCATCGCGCGCGACCGCAACATGGTGGTCGCAGGTCCCTCGAACTATGTGCCGCGCTTCGTCAACTCGCTGATCATCGCGTTCGGCTCGACCGTGCTCGCCGTCGCGCTCGGCACCTTGTCGGCCTACGGCTTCTCGCGCTTCCGCGTACCCCTGAAAGATGATCTTCTTTTCTTCATTTTGTCGACCAGGATGATGCCGCCCATTGCGGTCGCGATTCCGATCTATCTGATGTACCGCACGATCGGATTGTCGGACACCAGGCTCGGGATGATCCTGCTCTACACCTCGGTCAACGTCTCGCTCGCGGTCTGGCTGCTCAAGGGTTTCATCGACGAAATCCCGCGCGAGTACGAAGAAGCCGCGATGATCGACGGCTATACCCGCTTCCAGGCTTTCGTGAAGGTGGTGCTGCCGCAGGCCACCACGGGGATCGCGGCAACCGCGATCTTCTGCCTGATCTTCGCCTGGAACGAATACGCCTTTGCGGTGCTTCTCACCTCGGGCAACGCCCAGACGGCGCCGCCGTTCATTCCGATCATCATCGGCGAGGGCGGTCAGGACTGGCCGGCAGTGGCCGCTGGCACGACGCTGTTCCTGGTGCCGATCGTGGTGTTCACGGTGCTCCTGCGCAAGCATCTGCTGCGCGGCATCACCTTTGGAGCTGTCCGCAAATGA
- a CDS encoding carbohydrate ABC transporter permease, protein MNELSASSRITYRAVMVRPGVARRIRGLSDKTLAWLFITPTIVLLLAINIFPLLWTIYLSFTNYRANRANVPTIWLGADWYQSILTDPDIWAAMQVTAHFVIWTVVIETVLGFGLAYLIDKKFRGHGMWTTIILLPMMLSPAVVGNFWTFLYQPQIGLFNYVVAFFTGRAASSFQMLGDVTLSPWAIVIVDAWMWTPYVMLICLAGLRSIPDYIYEAAEVDRASKWRQFWSITLPMALPFIMLAVLFRGIENFKMFDMVNLLTGGGPGSTTEVASITLKRAAFESWRTGYSSAFAIILFVTVFGLANIYVKALNRVKSR, encoded by the coding sequence ATGAATGAACTGAGTGCCTCTTCGCGGATCACATATCGGGCCGTCATGGTCCGGCCCGGTGTGGCGCGTCGTATCCGGGGCCTGTCGGACAAGACGCTCGCCTGGCTCTTCATCACGCCGACGATCGTATTGCTGCTGGCGATCAATATCTTCCCGCTGCTCTGGACGATCTATCTGTCGTTCACGAACTATCGCGCCAACAGGGCCAATGTGCCGACGATCTGGCTGGGCGCCGACTGGTACCAGTCGATTCTCACCGATCCGGACATCTGGGCGGCGATGCAGGTGACGGCGCATTTCGTGATCTGGACGGTCGTGATCGAGACCGTCCTCGGATTTGGCCTTGCCTATCTCATCGACAAGAAATTCCGCGGCCACGGCATGTGGACCACGATCATCCTGCTGCCGATGATGCTGTCGCCCGCCGTCGTCGGCAATTTCTGGACGTTCCTCTATCAGCCGCAGATCGGACTGTTCAACTACGTCGTCGCCTTCTTTACCGGCCGCGCCGCATCGTCCTTTCAGATGCTGGGCGACGTCACGCTGAGCCCCTGGGCCATCGTCATCGTCGATGCCTGGATGTGGACGCCTTATGTGATGCTGATCTGCCTGGCCGGTCTGCGGTCGATCCCCGATTACATCTATGAAGCGGCAGAGGTCGATCGCGCGTCGAAATGGCGGCAATTCTGGTCGATCACGCTGCCGATGGCGCTGCCGTTCATCATGCTGGCGGTGCTGTTCCGCGGCATCGAGAACTTCAAGATGTTCGACATGGTCAATCTGCTCACCGGCGGCGGGCCGGGATCGACCACCGAAGTTGCCTCGATCACGCTCAAGCGGGCGGCGTTCGAGAGCTGGCGCACCGGCTATTCCTCGGCTTTCGCGATCATCCTGTTCGTGACGGTCTTTGGTCTCGCCAACATCTACGTGAAAGCGCTGAACAGGGTGAAAAGCCGATGA
- a CDS encoding ABC transporter substrate-binding protein, translated as MKTLVVACGAVAAALGVGAGTTPAQAQGKTITLCWAAWDPANALVELSKDFTAKSGIGMKFEFVPWTNYADRFLNELNSHGSLCDLIIGDSQWIGGAAENGQYVKLNDFFKKEGISMDDYMPATVVGYSEWPKNTPNYWALPAMGDAVGWTYRKDWFARPDVQKDFKAKYGREIGVPKTLDELKDIAQFFQGREIDGKKVYGASIYTERGSEGITMGVSNYLYDYGFKYDDPKKPYAMDGFVNSANAVKGLEAYKELYKCCTPPGASNSYMSEGLDAFKSGQVALQMNFFAFFPGLYKDPNVGGDKIGFFVNPAGPAAQATQLGGQGISVVSYSKNQAEALQYIKWFSGGDVQKKWWALGGYSCAKSVLNDPSFPGSAPFAKEFLQSMGMVVDFWAEPSYAQLLQAEQKRVHDYVVADKGTAQEALDGLVKDWKAIFKEEGKKF; from the coding sequence ATGAAGACGCTTGTAGTGGCATGCGGGGCAGTGGCCGCCGCGCTTGGCGTCGGAGCGGGCACCACGCCCGCGCAGGCGCAAGGCAAGACCATCACACTGTGCTGGGCCGCATGGGACCCGGCCAATGCATTGGTCGAATTGTCGAAGGACTTCACCGCCAAATCGGGTATCGGTATGAAGTTCGAATTCGTGCCGTGGACCAATTACGCCGATCGCTTCCTGAACGAACTCAATTCGCACGGCTCACTGTGCGACCTCATCATCGGCGATTCCCAATGGATCGGCGGCGCCGCGGAGAACGGCCAGTACGTCAAGCTCAACGATTTCTTCAAGAAGGAAGGAATCAGCATGGACGACTACATGCCGGCCACGGTGGTCGGTTATTCCGAGTGGCCGAAGAACACGCCGAACTACTGGGCGCTGCCGGCGATGGGCGATGCGGTGGGCTGGACCTATCGCAAGGACTGGTTCGCGCGCCCGGACGTGCAGAAGGACTTCAAGGCCAAGTATGGCCGGGAGATCGGCGTGCCGAAGACGCTCGACGAGCTCAAGGACATCGCGCAATTCTTCCAGGGCCGCGAGATCGACGGCAAGAAGGTCTATGGCGCCTCGATCTACACCGAGCGCGGCTCGGAAGGCATCACCATGGGCGTGTCGAACTACCTCTACGATTACGGCTTCAAATACGACGATCCGAAGAAGCCCTATGCGATGGACGGGTTCGTGAACTCGGCCAATGCCGTGAAGGGGCTCGAAGCCTACAAGGAGCTCTACAAGTGCTGCACGCCGCCCGGCGCTTCCAACTCCTACATGTCGGAGGGGCTTGATGCCTTCAAGTCCGGTCAGGTCGCGCTGCAGATGAACTTCTTCGCCTTCTTCCCGGGCCTCTACAAGGACCCGAACGTCGGCGGCGACAAGATCGGCTTCTTCGTCAATCCGGCCGGTCCCGCCGCGCAGGCGACGCAGCTCGGCGGGCAGGGCATCTCGGTAGTTTCGTACTCCAAGAACCAGGCCGAGGCGCTGCAATACATCAAGTGGTTCTCCGGCGGCGACGTCCAGAAGAAGTGGTGGGCGCTCGGCGGCTATTCCTGCGCCAAGTCCGTGCTGAACGATCCGAGCTTCCCTGGTAGCGCGCCCTTCGCAAAGGAGTTCCTGCAGTCGATGGGCATGGTGGTCGACTTCTGGGCCGAACCCTCTTACGCCCAGCTGCTGCAAGCCGAGCAGAAGCGCGTGCATGATTATGTGGTGGCCGACAAGGGCACTGCACAGGAAGCGCTCGATGGTCTGGTCAAGGACTGGAAGGCAATCTTCAAGGAAGAAGGCAAGAAGTTCTGA